In Pochonia chlamydosporia 170 chromosome Unknown PCv3seq00008, whole genome shotgun sequence, the following proteins share a genomic window:
- a CDS encoding syntaxin 5 (similar to Sclerotinia sclerotiorum 1980 UF-70 XP_001589613.1): protein MAVASVQDRTSEFKSVLAQAQKRQNANKVGAQRRSLLTDAQRAAADGSVQAKKSDFARSAADIGRGISATMGKLEKLAQLARRRTMFDDRPVEINELTFVIKQDLSALNQQIGGLQNLSKQQHPKADQEGEHNKNVVYLLQGKLTDVSVNFKDVLEERTKNIQASRSRTENFISSVSQHAQPSIQKSASPLYGTPNRSSPAPASDTLSLNPVGDQQLLMMEEAQPTNTYIQQRGEAIEAIESTINELGSIFGQLATMVSEQSEMIERIDANTDDVVDNVEGAQRELLKYWSRVSSNRWLIAKMFGVLMIFFLLWVLVSG, encoded by the exons ATGGCTGTCGCGTCCGTCCAAGACCGAACCTCCGAGTTCAAATCAGTTCTCGCTCAAGCGCAAAAGCGTCAAAATGCCAACAAAGTCGGCGCGCAAAGACGGTCGCTCCTGACAGATGCTCAGAGAGCCGCCGCAGATGGATCCGTTCAGGCAAAGAAGTCAGACTTTGCCAGGAGTGCCGCCGATATTGGTCGAGGCATCTCTGCGACCATGGGCAAACTCGAGAAACTAGCACAGC TTGCCAGGAGACGCACCATGTTCGACGACCGACCCGTCGAGATCAACGAACTTACTTTCGTCATCAAGCAAGATCTGTCCGCCCTGAACCAGCAGATTGGCGGCTTACAAAATCTTTCAAAGCAACAACACCCGAAGGCCGACCAAGAGGGGGAGCACAACAAGAACGTCGTCTACTTGCTACAAGGCAAACTTACGGACGTCTCGGTCAACTTCAAGGACGTACTGGAGGAGCGAACCAAGAATATCCAAGCgtcaagatcacgaacgGAAAACTTCATCTCATCTGTCTCGCAGCATGCGCAGCCTTCCATCCAGAAGTCAGCCTCGCCTCTGTACGGCACGCCCAACCGATCCTCACCGGCTCCTGCATCTGACACGCTCTCCCTCAACCCGGTGGGCGACCAGCAgctgctgatgatggaagaAGCCCAACCCACAAACACCTATATCCAACAAAGAGGAGAAGCCATCGAAGCCATCGAGTCGACGATCAATGAGCTGGGCAGTATCTTTGGGCAGTTGGCAACCATGGTGTCGGAACAAAGCGAAATGATTGAGCGAATCGACGCCAACACAGACGATGTCGTAGACAATGTTGAGGGCGCTCAAAGAGAACTGTTGAAATACTGGTCTCGTGTGTCGAGCAACAGGTGGTTAATAGCAAAGATGTTTGGCGTGTTGATGATTTTCTTCCT TCTCTGGGTATTGGTTTCCGGCTAA
- a CDS encoding D-galacturonic acid reductase (similar to Trichoderma reesei QM6a XP_006964029.1), with translation MSDLKFKLNTGAQIPAVGLGTWQSKPGEVKAAVSYALQNGYKLVDGAYCYGNEGEVGQGLKEAFEAGVKREDVFVVSKVWATYNTRVAEGLEKSLKSLGLEYVDLFLIHWPVLLNPEGNDDKFPTHPDGSRDIIKDWNHVEAWKQMEQVFASGKAKAVGVCNYSKKYLEQLLPHAKVVPAVNQIENHPSLPQQEIVDLCNQKGIHIMAYSPLGSTGGPMMSAAPVVKLAEKKGVSPSTILLSYHVARGSTVLPKSVTPARIKANLETVKLDAEDMKVLTDYSDDLTKKGELKRYVYPPFGINFGFPDKQ, from the exons ATGTCTGACCTCAAGTTTAAGCTCAACACTGGTGCTCAGATTCCCGCTGTTGGCCTGG GAACTTGGCAATCCAAGCCTGGTGAAGTCAAGGCTGCCGTTTCATACGCCCTTCAGAACGGGTACAAGCTCGTCGATGGCGCGTACTGCTACGGTAATGAAGGTGAGGTTGGGCAGGGTCTCAAGGAGGCTTTTGAGGCTGGTGTGAAGCGCGAGGATGTGTTTGTTGTGAGCAAGGTGTGGGCGACGTATAATACCCGCGTTGCGGAGGGATTggagaagagcttgaagagtTTGGGGCTGGAATACGTGGACTTGTTCCTCATT CACTGGCCGGTTTTGCTCAACCCCGAGG GTAACGACGACAAGTTCCCTACTCACCCTGACGGATCGCGCGACATCATCAAGGACTGGAACCACGTCGAAGCGTGGAAGCAGATGGAGCAGGTATTCGCGagcggcaaggccaaggccgtTGGTGTCTGCAAT TACAGCAAAAAATATCTCGAACAGCTTCTCCCGCACGCAAAGGTCGTCCCCGCTGTCAACCAGATCGAGAACCACCCCAGCCTTCCGCAGCAGGAGATCGTCGACCTGTGCAACCAGAAGGGCATTCACATCATGGCTTACAGCCCCCTAGGAAGCACCGGCGGGCCCATGATGAGCGCAGCCCCTGTTGTCAAGCtcgctgagaagaagggcgtcAGTCCCTCAACTATTCTGCTCAGCTACCACG TCGCACGAGGCAGTACCGTCCTTCCCAAGTCCGTCACGCCGGCTCGTATCAAGGCAAATCTCGAAACCGTCAAGTTGGACGCCGAGGACATGAAGGTTCTTACTGACTACTCTGACGATTTGACCAAGAAGGGCGAGCTGAAGCGCTATGTGTACCCGCCTTTTGGAATCAACTTTGGATTCCCGGATAAGCAGTAA
- a CDS encoding L-PSP endoribonuclease family protein (similar to Metarhizium robertsii ARSEF 23 XP_007824911.1), with product MSHLKYFAYEKFGTRQRELYRYSQAVRVGDRIELAGQGGWDPDTGVIDEDLIAQIDLAFSNVDRALKDAGGKGWEQVFRVNSYHTTLNHEVLGAMVRNVEKWMPNHQPIWTCVGVNRLAEEDMRVEIEVSAHDPDSATAATASK from the exons ATGTCCCACCTCAAATACTTCGCGTACGAGAAGTTTGGAACTCGTCAGAGGGAACTTTATCGATACAGCCAAGCTGTACGCGTGGGAGACCGGATCGAACTCGCGGGTCAAG GCGGCTGGGACCCCGACACTGGGGTTATTGACGAAGATCTTATCGCCCAAATTGACCTCGCGTTCAGCAACGTCGACCGAGCCTTAAAGGATGCTGGTGGCAAAGGGTGGGAGCAAGTCTTTCGGGTCAACTCGTATCACACTACTCTCAATCACGAAGTCCTAGGGGCTATGGTGCGTAACGTCGAGAAATGGATGCCCAATCATCAGCCGATATGGACTTGTGTTGGTGTGAATCGCCTTGCTGAAGAGGATATGCGTGTGGAAATTGAGGTGTCTGCTCATGATCCCGACAGCGCAACTGCGGCGACGGCCAGTAAATGA